DNA from Acidobacteriota bacterium:
CGGGTTTTCGGCGTGATGTCGAACGGCGTCCTGCTCGCCGTGCCCTTCTTCATCTTCATGGGCACGATGCTTGAGAAGTCCCAGCTCGCGGAGGACCTGCTGCGGACGATCGGCATGCTGTTCGGCCGCCTGCGCGGCGGGCTGGCGTTGGCGGTGGTCGTGGTGGGCGCCATGCTCGCGGCCGCTACCGGCGTGGTCGGCGCCTCGGTGGTCGCGATGGGCCTGATCTCGCTGCCGGTCATGCTGCGCTACGACTACTCGCCGATGCTCGCCACCGGCGTGATCAGCGCCGCCGGTACCCTGGGGCAGATCATTCCGCCCAGCGTCGTGCTCGTCGTGCTGGCCGACCAGCTCGGCATCTCGGTCGGCGACCTGTTCATCGGCTCCCTCATTCCGGGCCTGATGCTGGCGGGCTTCTACGCCGTGTACGTCACCGGCGTCGCGATCGCCAAACCGGCGGCCGCGCCAGCGCTGCCGGCCGAGGAACGGACGCTGGTAGGCGCCGCGCTGGCCCGGCAGGTGGCCGTCGTGATGTTGCCGCCCATGGTGTTGATCCTGGTCGTCCTGGGCAGCATCTTCGCCGGCATCGCGACCCCCACCGAGGCGGGGGCCCTGGGCGCCGTCGGCGCCATCGCCCTGGCCCTTTCGCGCGGGCGGCTGACGATGAAGGCCGTGAAGGAGACGATGGACGCGACGGCGAAGCTGACCACGATGGTCATCTTCCTGCTGATCGGCTCGACCGCCTTCGCACTCGTCTTCCGGGGTCTCTACGGCGACATCTGGATCGAGGACCTGCTGACCGGGTTGCCCGGCGGGAAGATCGGCCTCCTGATCGTCGCGAATCTCGCGATCTTCATCCTCGGCTTCTTCATCGATTTCTTCGAGATCGCCTTCATCGTCATCCCGCTGATCGCCCCGGCGGCGCGCATCCTCGACGTCGACATGGTGTGGTTCGGCGTGATGATCGGCATGAACCTGCAGACGTCCTTCCTGACGCCGCCCTTCGGCTTCGCGATCTTCTACCTGCGGGGCGTGGCGCCCCGGCGGATCACGACGGTCGAGATGTACCGGGGAGTGATCCCTTTCATCGTCATCCAGCTCATCGGGCTGGCGCTGATCTGCCTGTATCCCGAGCTGGTGACGGCGCTGCTGTAGCGGGCGTCAGGCAGGTTCTCAGCCGCCGCCGAAGGAGAAGCGTGCGTACGCCTGCTCGGCGGTGCTGAACCAGCGGAAGGAGGACTGACGGACCTCGTCCCAGGACTCGAAGATCTTCCGGTAGCCGGCGTCCGCGGCCGCGTTCTCGTTCATCAGCTCGAACGCGGCGTCGCGCGACGCGGTCATGATCTCGTCGGAGAACGGTCGCAGCGTGACGCCGCCGTCGACCAGGCGCTTGAGCGCACCCGGGTTGACGGCGTCGTAGCGCGAGATCATGTCGACGTTCGCCTCCGCGGCGGCGGACTGAACGATGGACTGGTACTCGGTCGGAAGACCGTCCC
Protein-coding regions in this window:
- a CDS encoding TRAP transporter large permease subunit: MSGDFLGPLMFVVVFLFIFAGYPVAFSLGGTALIFAFIGIELGLFSWNLLYAFPERVFGVMSNGVLLAVPFFIFMGTMLEKSQLAEDLLRTIGMLFGRLRGGLALAVVVVGAMLAAATGVVGASVVAMGLISLPVMLRYDYSPMLATGVISAAGTLGQIIPPSVVLVVLADQLGISVGDLFIGSLIPGLMLAGFYAVYVTGVAIAKPAAAPALPAEERTLVGAALARQVAVVMLPPMVLILVVLGSIFAGIATPTEAGALGAVGAIALALSRGRLTMKAVKETMDATAKLTTMVIFLLIGSTAFALVFRGLYGDIWIEDLLTGLPGGKIGLLIVANLAIFILGFFIDFFEIAFIVIPLIAPAARILDVDMVWFGVMIGMNLQTSFLTPPFGFAIFYLRGVAPRRITTVEMYRGVIPFIVIQLIGLALICLYPELVTALL